A portion of the Gorilla gorilla gorilla isolate KB3781 chromosome X, NHGRI_mGorGor1-v2.1_pri, whole genome shotgun sequence genome contains these proteins:
- the KLHL13 gene encoding kelch-like protein 13 isoform X2 — MPLKWKTSSPAIWKFPVPVLKTSRSTPLSPAYISLVEEEDQHMKLSLGGSEMGLSSHLQSSKAGPTRIFTSNTHSSVVLQGFDQLRLEGLLCDVTLMPGDTDDAFPVHRVMMASASDYFKAMFTGGMKEQDLMCIKLHGVSKVGLRKIIDFIYTAKLSLNMDNLQDTLEAASFLQILPVLDFCKVFLISGVTLDNCVEVGRIANTYNLTEVDKYVNSFVLKNFPALLSTGEFLKLPFERLAFVLSSNSLKHCTELELFKATCRWLRLEEPRMDFAAKLMKNIRFPLMTPQELINYVQTVDFMRTDNTCVNLLLEASNYQMMPYMQPVMQSDRTAIRSDTTHLVTLGGVLRQQLVVSKELRMYDEKAHEWKSLAPMDAPRYQHGIAVIGNFLYVVGGQSNYDTKGKTAVDTVFRFDPRYNKWMQVASLNEKRTFFHLSALKGYLYAVGGRNAAGELPTVECYNPRTNEWTYVAKMSEPHYGHAGTVYGGVMYISGGITHDTFQKELMCFDPDTDKWIQKAPMTTVRGLHCMCTVGERLYVIGGNHFRGTSDYDDVLSCEYYSPILDQWTPIAAMLRGQSDVGVAVFENKIYVVGGYSWNNRCMVEIVQKYDPDKDEWHKVFDLPESLGGIRACTLTVFPPEETTPSPSRESPLSAP; from the exons ATCTCTCGTGGAAGAGGAAGACCAACACATGAAATTGTCCCTTGGAGGCAGCGAAATGGGCCTCTCATCCCATTTGCAGTCTTCCAAGGCAGGACCTACACGCATCTTTACCAGCAATACCCACAGTTCTGTGGTGTTACAG GGCTTTGACCAGCTTCGACTTGAAggattgctttgtgatgtgaccCTGATGCCAGGTGACACAGATGATGCTTTCCCTGTGCATAGAGTCATGATGGCATCTGCTAGTGATTACTTCAAGGCTATGTTCACAG gTGGAATGAAAGAACAAGATTTAATGTGCATTAAACTTCACGGTGTGAGCAAAGTCGGTCTAAGGAAAATTATTGATTTCATTTATACTGCAAAGCTTTCTCTTAATATGGACAACCTTCAAGACACGCTGGAAGCTGCCAGTTTCCTACAGATTCTGCCAGTTTTGGACTTCTGTAAAGTATTTCTCATATCTGGG GTCACTTTAGACAACTGTGTTGAAGTTGGACGGATTGCCAACACCTACAATCTAACAGAAGTGGATAAATACGTTAACAGTTTCGTCTTGAAGAATTTTCCTGCATTGCTGAGCACAGGGGAGTTCTTGAAACTCCCTTTTGAGCGTCTTGCCTTCGTGCTTTCCAGTAATAGCCTTAAGCACTGTACTGAACTTGAGCTCTTTAAGGCTACCTGTCGTTGGCTTCGCCTGGAAGAGCCTCGGATGGACTTTGCTGCAAAATTAATGAAGAACATACGATTTCCACTGATGACACCACAGGAGCTCATTAATTACGTGCAAACAGTGGATTTCATGAGAACTGACAATACTTGTGTGAATTTGCTTTTGGAAGCCAGCAATTACCAAATGATGCCATATATGCAGCCAGTTATGCAGTCAGACAGGACTGCCATTAGGTCTGACACCACTCACTTGGTTACACTAGGAGGAGTGCTGAGGCAGCAGCTGGTTGTCAGTAAGGAATTGCGCATGTATGATGAAAAGGCCCATGAGTGGAAATCGTTAGCCCCCATGGATGCCCCAAGGTACCAGCATGGCATCGCCGTCATTGGAAATTTTCTCTATGTGGTTGGCGGACAGAGTAATTATGATACAAAAGGAAAAACGGCAGTTGATACAGTCTTCAGATTTGATCCTCGATACAATAAATGGATGCAAGTTGCATCTTTAAATGAAAAGCGCACCTTCTTCCACCTAAGTGCCCTCAAAGGATATCTGTATGCAGTTGGTGGGCGAAATGCAGCAGGTGAACTGC ccacAGTAGAATGTTACAATCCAAGAACAAATGAATGGACCTATGTTGCCAAAATGAGTGAGCCCCACTATGGCCATGCTGGAACTGTGTATGGAGGAGTGATGTATATTTCAG GAGGAATTACTCATGATACTTTCCAAAAGGAGCTCATGTGCTTTGACCCTGATACTGACAAATGGATCCAGAAGGCGCCAATGACCACTGTCAGAGGTCTGCATTGCATGTGTACAGTGGGAGAAAGGCTCTATGTCATTGGTGGCAATCACTTCAGAGGAACAAGTGATTATGATGATGTCCTAAGCTGTGAATACTATTCACCTATCCTTGACCAGTGGACCCCAATTGCTGCCATGTTAAGAGGGCAGAGTGATGTTGGGGTCGCTGTCTtcgaaaataaaatctatgtggTTGGGGGGTATTCTTGGAATAATCGTTGTATGGTAGAGATAGTGCAGAAATATGATCCAGATAAAGATGAATGGCATAAGGTTTTTGATCTCCCAGAATCCCTTGGTGGCATTCGTGCTTGCACACTCACAGTTTTTCCACCAGAAGAAACCACACCATCACCTTCTAGAGAGTCCCCTCTTTCTGCACCTTAA
- the KLHL13 gene encoding kelch-like protein 13 isoform X3: MDHLHRGELVAAILRNRSLVEEEDQHMKLSLGGSEMGLSSHLQSSKAGPTRIFTSNTHSSVVLQGFDQLRLEGLLCDVTLMPGDTDDAFPVHRVMMASASDYFKAMFTGGMKEQDLMCIKLHGVSKVGLRKIIDFIYTAKLSLNMDNLQDTLEAASFLQILPVLDFCKVFLISGVTLDNCVEVGRIANTYNLTEVDKYVNSFVLKNFPALLSTGEFLKLPFERLAFVLSSNSLKHCTELELFKATCRWLRLEEPRMDFAAKLMKNIRFPLMTPQELINYVQTVDFMRTDNTCVNLLLEASNYQMMPYMQPVMQSDRTAIRSDTTHLVTLGGVLRQQLVVSKELRMYDEKAHEWKSLAPMDAPRYQHGIAVIGNFLYVVGGQSNYDTKGKTAVDTVFRFDPRYNKWMQVASLNEKRTFFHLSALKGYLYAVGGRNAAGELPTVECYNPRTNEWTYVAKMSEPHYGHAGTVYGGVMYISGGITHDTFQKELMCFDPDTDKWIQKAPMTTVRGLHCMCTVGERLYVIGGNHFRGTSDYDDVLSCEYYSPILDQWTPIAAMLRGQSDVGVAVFENKIYVVGGYSWNNRCMVEIVQKYDPDKDEWHKVFDLPESLGGIRACTLTVFPPEETTPSPSRESPLSAP; encoded by the exons ATCTCTCGTGGAAGAGGAAGACCAACACATGAAATTGTCCCTTGGAGGCAGCGAAATGGGCCTCTCATCCCATTTGCAGTCTTCCAAGGCAGGACCTACACGCATCTTTACCAGCAATACCCACAGTTCTGTGGTGTTACAG GGCTTTGACCAGCTTCGACTTGAAggattgctttgtgatgtgaccCTGATGCCAGGTGACACAGATGATGCTTTCCCTGTGCATAGAGTCATGATGGCATCTGCTAGTGATTACTTCAAGGCTATGTTCACAG gTGGAATGAAAGAACAAGATTTAATGTGCATTAAACTTCACGGTGTGAGCAAAGTCGGTCTAAGGAAAATTATTGATTTCATTTATACTGCAAAGCTTTCTCTTAATATGGACAACCTTCAAGACACGCTGGAAGCTGCCAGTTTCCTACAGATTCTGCCAGTTTTGGACTTCTGTAAAGTATTTCTCATATCTGGG GTCACTTTAGACAACTGTGTTGAAGTTGGACGGATTGCCAACACCTACAATCTAACAGAAGTGGATAAATACGTTAACAGTTTCGTCTTGAAGAATTTTCCTGCATTGCTGAGCACAGGGGAGTTCTTGAAACTCCCTTTTGAGCGTCTTGCCTTCGTGCTTTCCAGTAATAGCCTTAAGCACTGTACTGAACTTGAGCTCTTTAAGGCTACCTGTCGTTGGCTTCGCCTGGAAGAGCCTCGGATGGACTTTGCTGCAAAATTAATGAAGAACATACGATTTCCACTGATGACACCACAGGAGCTCATTAATTACGTGCAAACAGTGGATTTCATGAGAACTGACAATACTTGTGTGAATTTGCTTTTGGAAGCCAGCAATTACCAAATGATGCCATATATGCAGCCAGTTATGCAGTCAGACAGGACTGCCATTAGGTCTGACACCACTCACTTGGTTACACTAGGAGGAGTGCTGAGGCAGCAGCTGGTTGTCAGTAAGGAATTGCGCATGTATGATGAAAAGGCCCATGAGTGGAAATCGTTAGCCCCCATGGATGCCCCAAGGTACCAGCATGGCATCGCCGTCATTGGAAATTTTCTCTATGTGGTTGGCGGACAGAGTAATTATGATACAAAAGGAAAAACGGCAGTTGATACAGTCTTCAGATTTGATCCTCGATACAATAAATGGATGCAAGTTGCATCTTTAAATGAAAAGCGCACCTTCTTCCACCTAAGTGCCCTCAAAGGATATCTGTATGCAGTTGGTGGGCGAAATGCAGCAGGTGAACTGC ccacAGTAGAATGTTACAATCCAAGAACAAATGAATGGACCTATGTTGCCAAAATGAGTGAGCCCCACTATGGCCATGCTGGAACTGTGTATGGAGGAGTGATGTATATTTCAG GAGGAATTACTCATGATACTTTCCAAAAGGAGCTCATGTGCTTTGACCCTGATACTGACAAATGGATCCAGAAGGCGCCAATGACCACTGTCAGAGGTCTGCATTGCATGTGTACAGTGGGAGAAAGGCTCTATGTCATTGGTGGCAATCACTTCAGAGGAACAAGTGATTATGATGATGTCCTAAGCTGTGAATACTATTCACCTATCCTTGACCAGTGGACCCCAATTGCTGCCATGTTAAGAGGGCAGAGTGATGTTGGGGTCGCTGTCTtcgaaaataaaatctatgtggTTGGGGGGTATTCTTGGAATAATCGTTGTATGGTAGAGATAGTGCAGAAATATGATCCAGATAAAGATGAATGGCATAAGGTTTTTGATCTCCCAGAATCCCTTGGTGGCATTCGTGCTTGCACACTCACAGTTTTTCCACCAGAAGAAACCACACCATCACCTTCTAGAGAGTCCCCTCTTTCTGCACCTTAA
- the KLHL13 gene encoding kelch-like protein 13 isoform X5, whose product MKLSLGGSEMGLSSHLQSSKAGPTRIFTSNTHSSVVLQGFDQLRLEGLLCDVTLMPGDTDDAFPVHRVMMASASDYFKAMFTGGMKEQDLMCIKLHGVSKVGLRKIIDFIYTAKLSLNMDNLQDTLEAASFLQILPVLDFCKVFLISGVTLDNCVEVGRIANTYNLTEVDKYVNSFVLKNFPALLSTGEFLKLPFERLAFVLSSNSLKHCTELELFKATCRWLRLEEPRMDFAAKLMKNIRFPLMTPQELINYVQTVDFMRTDNTCVNLLLEASNYQMMPYMQPVMQSDRTAIRSDTTHLVTLGGVLRQQLVVSKELRMYDEKAHEWKSLAPMDAPRYQHGIAVIGNFLYVVGGQSNYDTKGKTAVDTVFRFDPRYNKWMQVASLNEKRTFFHLSALKGYLYAVGGRNAAGELPTVECYNPRTNEWTYVAKMSEPHYGHAGTVYGGVMYISGGITHDTFQKELMCFDPDTDKWIQKAPMTTVRGLHCMCTVGERLYVIGGNHFRGTSDYDDVLSCEYYSPILDQWTPIAAMLRGQSDVGVAVFENKIYVVGGYSWNNRCMVEIVQKYDPDKDEWHKVFDLPESLGGIRACTLTVFPPEETTPSPSRESPLSAP is encoded by the exons ATGAAATTGTCCCTTGGAGGCAGCGAAATGGGCCTCTCATCCCATTTGCAGTCTTCCAAGGCAGGACCTACACGCATCTTTACCAGCAATACCCACAGTTCTGTGGTGTTACAG GGCTTTGACCAGCTTCGACTTGAAggattgctttgtgatgtgaccCTGATGCCAGGTGACACAGATGATGCTTTCCCTGTGCATAGAGTCATGATGGCATCTGCTAGTGATTACTTCAAGGCTATGTTCACAG gTGGAATGAAAGAACAAGATTTAATGTGCATTAAACTTCACGGTGTGAGCAAAGTCGGTCTAAGGAAAATTATTGATTTCATTTATACTGCAAAGCTTTCTCTTAATATGGACAACCTTCAAGACACGCTGGAAGCTGCCAGTTTCCTACAGATTCTGCCAGTTTTGGACTTCTGTAAAGTATTTCTCATATCTGGG GTCACTTTAGACAACTGTGTTGAAGTTGGACGGATTGCCAACACCTACAATCTAACAGAAGTGGATAAATACGTTAACAGTTTCGTCTTGAAGAATTTTCCTGCATTGCTGAGCACAGGGGAGTTCTTGAAACTCCCTTTTGAGCGTCTTGCCTTCGTGCTTTCCAGTAATAGCCTTAAGCACTGTACTGAACTTGAGCTCTTTAAGGCTACCTGTCGTTGGCTTCGCCTGGAAGAGCCTCGGATGGACTTTGCTGCAAAATTAATGAAGAACATACGATTTCCACTGATGACACCACAGGAGCTCATTAATTACGTGCAAACAGTGGATTTCATGAGAACTGACAATACTTGTGTGAATTTGCTTTTGGAAGCCAGCAATTACCAAATGATGCCATATATGCAGCCAGTTATGCAGTCAGACAGGACTGCCATTAGGTCTGACACCACTCACTTGGTTACACTAGGAGGAGTGCTGAGGCAGCAGCTGGTTGTCAGTAAGGAATTGCGCATGTATGATGAAAAGGCCCATGAGTGGAAATCGTTAGCCCCCATGGATGCCCCAAGGTACCAGCATGGCATCGCCGTCATTGGAAATTTTCTCTATGTGGTTGGCGGACAGAGTAATTATGATACAAAAGGAAAAACGGCAGTTGATACAGTCTTCAGATTTGATCCTCGATACAATAAATGGATGCAAGTTGCATCTTTAAATGAAAAGCGCACCTTCTTCCACCTAAGTGCCCTCAAAGGATATCTGTATGCAGTTGGTGGGCGAAATGCAGCAGGTGAACTGC ccacAGTAGAATGTTACAATCCAAGAACAAATGAATGGACCTATGTTGCCAAAATGAGTGAGCCCCACTATGGCCATGCTGGAACTGTGTATGGAGGAGTGATGTATATTTCAG GAGGAATTACTCATGATACTTTCCAAAAGGAGCTCATGTGCTTTGACCCTGATACTGACAAATGGATCCAGAAGGCGCCAATGACCACTGTCAGAGGTCTGCATTGCATGTGTACAGTGGGAGAAAGGCTCTATGTCATTGGTGGCAATCACTTCAGAGGAACAAGTGATTATGATGATGTCCTAAGCTGTGAATACTATTCACCTATCCTTGACCAGTGGACCCCAATTGCTGCCATGTTAAGAGGGCAGAGTGATGTTGGGGTCGCTGTCTtcgaaaataaaatctatgtggTTGGGGGGTATTCTTGGAATAATCGTTGTATGGTAGAGATAGTGCAGAAATATGATCCAGATAAAGATGAATGGCATAAGGTTTTTGATCTCCCAGAATCCCTTGGTGGCATTCGTGCTTGCACACTCACAGTTTTTCCACCAGAAGAAACCACACCATCACCTTCTAGAGAGTCCCCTCTTTCTGCACCTTAA
- the KLHL13 gene encoding kelch-like protein 13 isoform X4, translating to MVIIQLLEVMDHLHRGELVAAILRNRSLVEEEDQHMKLSLGGSEMGLSSHLQSSKAGPTRIFTSNTHSSVVLQGFDQLRLEGLLCDVTLMPGDTDDAFPVHRVMMASASDYFKAMFTGGMKEQDLMCIKLHGVSKVGLRKIIDFIYTAKLSLNMDNLQDTLEAASFLQILPVLDFCKVFLISGVTLDNCVEVGRIANTYNLTEVDKYVNSFVLKNFPALLSTGEFLKLPFERLAFVLSSNSLKHCTELELFKATCRWLRLEEPRMDFAAKLMKNIRFPLMTPQELINYVQTVDFMRTDNTCVNLLLEASNYQMMPYMQPVMQSDRTAIRSDTTHLVTLGGVLRQQLVVSKELRMYDEKAHEWKSLAPMDAPRYQHGIAVIGNFLYVVGGQSNYDTKGKTAVDTVFRFDPRYNKWMQVASLNEKRTFFHLSALKGYLYAVGGRNAAGELPTVECYNPRTNEWTYVAKMSEPHYGHAGTVYGGVMYISGGITHDTFQKELMCFDPDTDKWIQKAPMTTVRGLHCMCTVGERLYVIGGNHFRGTSDYDDVLSCEYYSPILDQWTPIAAMLRGQSDVGVAVFENKIYVVGGYSWNNRCMVEIVQKYDPDKDEWHKVFDLPESLGGIRACTLTVFPPEETTPSPSRESPLSAP from the exons ATCTCTCGTGGAAGAGGAAGACCAACACATGAAATTGTCCCTTGGAGGCAGCGAAATGGGCCTCTCATCCCATTTGCAGTCTTCCAAGGCAGGACCTACACGCATCTTTACCAGCAATACCCACAGTTCTGTGGTGTTACAG GGCTTTGACCAGCTTCGACTTGAAggattgctttgtgatgtgaccCTGATGCCAGGTGACACAGATGATGCTTTCCCTGTGCATAGAGTCATGATGGCATCTGCTAGTGATTACTTCAAGGCTATGTTCACAG gTGGAATGAAAGAACAAGATTTAATGTGCATTAAACTTCACGGTGTGAGCAAAGTCGGTCTAAGGAAAATTATTGATTTCATTTATACTGCAAAGCTTTCTCTTAATATGGACAACCTTCAAGACACGCTGGAAGCTGCCAGTTTCCTACAGATTCTGCCAGTTTTGGACTTCTGTAAAGTATTTCTCATATCTGGG GTCACTTTAGACAACTGTGTTGAAGTTGGACGGATTGCCAACACCTACAATCTAACAGAAGTGGATAAATACGTTAACAGTTTCGTCTTGAAGAATTTTCCTGCATTGCTGAGCACAGGGGAGTTCTTGAAACTCCCTTTTGAGCGTCTTGCCTTCGTGCTTTCCAGTAATAGCCTTAAGCACTGTACTGAACTTGAGCTCTTTAAGGCTACCTGTCGTTGGCTTCGCCTGGAAGAGCCTCGGATGGACTTTGCTGCAAAATTAATGAAGAACATACGATTTCCACTGATGACACCACAGGAGCTCATTAATTACGTGCAAACAGTGGATTTCATGAGAACTGACAATACTTGTGTGAATTTGCTTTTGGAAGCCAGCAATTACCAAATGATGCCATATATGCAGCCAGTTATGCAGTCAGACAGGACTGCCATTAGGTCTGACACCACTCACTTGGTTACACTAGGAGGAGTGCTGAGGCAGCAGCTGGTTGTCAGTAAGGAATTGCGCATGTATGATGAAAAGGCCCATGAGTGGAAATCGTTAGCCCCCATGGATGCCCCAAGGTACCAGCATGGCATCGCCGTCATTGGAAATTTTCTCTATGTGGTTGGCGGACAGAGTAATTATGATACAAAAGGAAAAACGGCAGTTGATACAGTCTTCAGATTTGATCCTCGATACAATAAATGGATGCAAGTTGCATCTTTAAATGAAAAGCGCACCTTCTTCCACCTAAGTGCCCTCAAAGGATATCTGTATGCAGTTGGTGGGCGAAATGCAGCAGGTGAACTGC ccacAGTAGAATGTTACAATCCAAGAACAAATGAATGGACCTATGTTGCCAAAATGAGTGAGCCCCACTATGGCCATGCTGGAACTGTGTATGGAGGAGTGATGTATATTTCAG GAGGAATTACTCATGATACTTTCCAAAAGGAGCTCATGTGCTTTGACCCTGATACTGACAAATGGATCCAGAAGGCGCCAATGACCACTGTCAGAGGTCTGCATTGCATGTGTACAGTGGGAGAAAGGCTCTATGTCATTGGTGGCAATCACTTCAGAGGAACAAGTGATTATGATGATGTCCTAAGCTGTGAATACTATTCACCTATCCTTGACCAGTGGACCCCAATTGCTGCCATGTTAAGAGGGCAGAGTGATGTTGGGGTCGCTGTCTtcgaaaataaaatctatgtggTTGGGGGGTATTCTTGGAATAATCGTTGTATGGTAGAGATAGTGCAGAAATATGATCCAGATAAAGATGAATGGCATAAGGTTTTTGATCTCCCAGAATCCCTTGGTGGCATTCGTGCTTGCACACTCACAGTTTTTCCACCAGAAGAAACCACACCATCACCTTCTAGAGAGTCCCCTCTTTCTGCACCTTAA
- the KLHL13 gene encoding kelch-like protein 13 isoform X6, whose translation MLRFISHLYCCSSKEDCSEDDKCILSRSLVEEEDQHMKLSLGGSEMGLSSHLQSSKAGPTRIFTSNTHSSVVLQGFDQLRLEGLLCDVTLMPGDTDDAFPVHRVMMASASDYFKAMFTGGMKEQDLMCIKLHGVSKVGLRKIIDFIYTAKLSLNMDNLQDTLEAASFLQILPVLDFCKVFLISGVTLDNCVEVGRIANTYNLTEVDKYVNSFVLKNFPALLSTGEFLKLPFERLAFVLSSNSLKHCTELELFKATCRWLRLEEPRMDFAAKLMKNIRFPLMTPQELINYVQTVDFMRTDNTCVNLLLEASNYQMMPYMQPVMQSDRTAIRSDTTHLVTLGGVLRQQLVVSKELRMYDEKAHEWKSLAPMDAPRYQHGIAVIGNFLYVVGGQSNYDTKGKTAVDTVFRFDPRYNKWMQVASLNEKRTFFHLSALKGYLYAVGGRNAAGELPTVECYNPRTNEWTYVAKMSEPHYGHAGTVYGGVMYISGGITHDTFQKELMCFDPDTDKWIQKAPMTTVRGLHCMCTVGERLYVIGGNHFRGTSDYDDVLSCEYYSPILDQWTPIAAMLRGQSDVGVAVFENKIYVVGGYSWNNRCMVEIVQKYDPDKDEWHKVFDLPESLGGIRACTLTVFPPEETTPSPSRESPLSAP comes from the exons ATCTCTCGTGGAAGAGGAAGACCAACACATGAAATTGTCCCTTGGAGGCAGCGAAATGGGCCTCTCATCCCATTTGCAGTCTTCCAAGGCAGGACCTACACGCATCTTTACCAGCAATACCCACAGTTCTGTGGTGTTACAG GGCTTTGACCAGCTTCGACTTGAAggattgctttgtgatgtgaccCTGATGCCAGGTGACACAGATGATGCTTTCCCTGTGCATAGAGTCATGATGGCATCTGCTAGTGATTACTTCAAGGCTATGTTCACAG gTGGAATGAAAGAACAAGATTTAATGTGCATTAAACTTCACGGTGTGAGCAAAGTCGGTCTAAGGAAAATTATTGATTTCATTTATACTGCAAAGCTTTCTCTTAATATGGACAACCTTCAAGACACGCTGGAAGCTGCCAGTTTCCTACAGATTCTGCCAGTTTTGGACTTCTGTAAAGTATTTCTCATATCTGGG GTCACTTTAGACAACTGTGTTGAAGTTGGACGGATTGCCAACACCTACAATCTAACAGAAGTGGATAAATACGTTAACAGTTTCGTCTTGAAGAATTTTCCTGCATTGCTGAGCACAGGGGAGTTCTTGAAACTCCCTTTTGAGCGTCTTGCCTTCGTGCTTTCCAGTAATAGCCTTAAGCACTGTACTGAACTTGAGCTCTTTAAGGCTACCTGTCGTTGGCTTCGCCTGGAAGAGCCTCGGATGGACTTTGCTGCAAAATTAATGAAGAACATACGATTTCCACTGATGACACCACAGGAGCTCATTAATTACGTGCAAACAGTGGATTTCATGAGAACTGACAATACTTGTGTGAATTTGCTTTTGGAAGCCAGCAATTACCAAATGATGCCATATATGCAGCCAGTTATGCAGTCAGACAGGACTGCCATTAGGTCTGACACCACTCACTTGGTTACACTAGGAGGAGTGCTGAGGCAGCAGCTGGTTGTCAGTAAGGAATTGCGCATGTATGATGAAAAGGCCCATGAGTGGAAATCGTTAGCCCCCATGGATGCCCCAAGGTACCAGCATGGCATCGCCGTCATTGGAAATTTTCTCTATGTGGTTGGCGGACAGAGTAATTATGATACAAAAGGAAAAACGGCAGTTGATACAGTCTTCAGATTTGATCCTCGATACAATAAATGGATGCAAGTTGCATCTTTAAATGAAAAGCGCACCTTCTTCCACCTAAGTGCCCTCAAAGGATATCTGTATGCAGTTGGTGGGCGAAATGCAGCAGGTGAACTGC ccacAGTAGAATGTTACAATCCAAGAACAAATGAATGGACCTATGTTGCCAAAATGAGTGAGCCCCACTATGGCCATGCTGGAACTGTGTATGGAGGAGTGATGTATATTTCAG GAGGAATTACTCATGATACTTTCCAAAAGGAGCTCATGTGCTTTGACCCTGATACTGACAAATGGATCCAGAAGGCGCCAATGACCACTGTCAGAGGTCTGCATTGCATGTGTACAGTGGGAGAAAGGCTCTATGTCATTGGTGGCAATCACTTCAGAGGAACAAGTGATTATGATGATGTCCTAAGCTGTGAATACTATTCACCTATCCTTGACCAGTGGACCCCAATTGCTGCCATGTTAAGAGGGCAGAGTGATGTTGGGGTCGCTGTCTtcgaaaataaaatctatgtggTTGGGGGGTATTCTTGGAATAATCGTTGTATGGTAGAGATAGTGCAGAAATATGATCCAGATAAAGATGAATGGCATAAGGTTTTTGATCTCCCAGAATCCCTTGGTGGCATTCGTGCTTGCACACTCACAGTTTTTCCACCAGAAGAAACCACACCATCACCTTCTAGAGAGTCCCCTCTTTCTGCACCTTAA